A portion of the Tachysurus vachellii isolate PV-2020 chromosome 14, HZAU_Pvac_v1, whole genome shotgun sequence genome contains these proteins:
- the bicc2 gene encoding bicaudal C homolog 2 produces the protein MELKPNDSEQSDTDWIEERFRIDRKKLETMLYGPIDGTGLRGEEFFEKVMRETNTQVKWPSKLKIGAKSKKDPHVKVEGKRDDVLEAKQKILEVLETKVNKVTLKMDVTHTEHSHVIGKGGGNIKKVMEDSSCHIHFPDSNRHSATGEKSNQVSIAGPVQGVESARRHIRDLQPLVLTFDLPLTLMGGVVTDASSPLIQHVAQTFGVSVTFRAQPKLYCSTCVVRGLQGNCAAVKKATCILMELLLGHEAPVVSGVTGVMVSTQLDVTSQQHLFLLGQNGANFLNVMHQTHTQIVLPDLTAPQHTPSLLIQGTADGVCLARQQLMECLPVCLMFEMKDEGESDPRKLAQMMQSLGVFISVKPKAKQAAKSVVVKGLERNIANLYEARRLLLGLESCEVSMATKNSCEVTTVPKCTTDPLLANSGITNYWLNMLMQQLHVIETGSVTTPDSASNPAPVKTRPSPPPGLAAPADEGRMGLRGTDTKLEKIPENEDQVTNTACTGMQAPEVAEVKEVTVKTAGSVRRNSHSDAISRSVRMELDGVYLNRDRRCSLRIFPSLESNSNNEKHEYERKKLLATQAMQKKPIVTEVRTPTDTWSGLGFSKSMPAEAVKELRNVSRRCYRSYLNNQQPWNSQSNKERVCNGSDSENWRERRGSASSSPVSSCSSSSSSSSSSSSSSLSSSSSIMVYNSGSGRTNTDKTSDAFINGSYFEAVSRSLICGSPSPPPPPAPHPKDDLLELLIQLGLEKYTTVFREQEIDFQTFLTLSEEDLKEVGVSTFGARRKMLMAISDLNKSMLKVPEAPAVKPGYLEGGASGRLPRIMDEDVAAKSNRW, from the exons ATGGAGTTAAAGCCAAATGACTCGGAGCAATCTGACACAGACTGGATAGAGGAGAGGTTCCGCATTGACAGGAAGAAACTGGAGACCATGCTTTacg GTCCTATAGATGGAACAGGCTTGAGAGGAGAGGAGTTCTTCGAGAAG GTTATGAGGGAAACTAATACTCAGGTGAAATGGCCATCAAAACTGAAGATTGGCGCTAAGTCCAAGAAAG ATCCACATGTAAAAGTGGAAGGAAAGCGAGATGACGTCCTGGAGGCCAAGCAGAAAATTCTGGAAGTTCTAGAGACAAAG GTTAATAAAGTCACCCTGAAGATGGATGTCACTCATACTGAACACTCTCATGTGATCGGAAAAGGGGGAGGAAATATCAAAAAAGTCATGGAGGATTCTTCTTGTCACATCCATTTCCCGGATTCTAATCGCCACAGTGCAACTGGAGAGAAAAGCAACCAG GTGTCAATTGCTGGACCGGTGCAGGGTGTTGAATCAGCAAGAAGACACATAAGA GATCTGCAGCCTTTAgttttgacctttgacctgccGCTGACCCTGATGGGTGGGGTTGTTACAGACGCGAGCTCACCACTGATTCAGCATGTAGCACAGACTTTTGGAGTGAGTGTGACATTCAGAGCACAACCCAAACTCTACTGTTCCACCTGTGTGGTCCGAGGCCTGCAAGGAAACTGTGCTGCTGTGaag AAGGCCACCTGCATCTTGATGGAGCTGCTCCTGGGCCATGAGGCGCCGGTGGTTTCCGGGGTAACGGGTGTCATGGTTAGCACTCAGCTGGATGTGACGTCTCAGCAGCACCTCTTCCTGCTTGGCCAGAACGGAGCCAACTTCCTCAACGTCatgcatcaaacacacacacagatcgtacTGCCTGACCTCACCGcccctcaacacacaccctctctTCTCATCCAAGGCACTGCTGATGGAGTGTGTCTCGCAAGACAACAACtcatg gaGTGTCTGCCGGTGTGTCTCATGTTCGAGATGAAGGATGAAGGTGAGTCCGACCCTCGCAAACTCGCACAGATGATGCAGAGTCTCGGAGTCTTCATCAGTGTCAAACCAAAGGCTAAGCAGGCTGCTAAG TCTGTGGTGGTGAAGGGTTTGGAGAGAAACATAGCCAATCTGTATGAGGCCAGAAGACTCTTGCTAGGCCTTGAGTCCTGTGAggtctccatggcaacaaagAACTCATGTGAAGTTACTACAGTACCAAAGTGCACAACAGACCCCCTGCTGGCCAACAGTGGAATTACAAACTACTGGCTCAACATGCTAATGCAGCAGCTGCATGTCAtcgagacag GCAGTGTCACTACACCCGATTCAGCTTCAAACCCCGCCCCTGTGAAGACACGCCCTTCTCCGCCACCTGGATTGGCTGCTCCTGCAGACGAGGGCCGAATGGGACTGAGGGGGACAGACACCAAATTAGAGAAG ATCCCAGAGAACGAGGACCAGGTGACAAACACAGCTTGCACAGGAATGCAGGCTCCAGAGGTCGCTGAGGTCAAAGAGGTTACTGTAAAGACTGCTGGATCAGTCAGAAGAAACAGCCATTCAGACGCTATCAG taggTCTGTAAGGATGGAGCTGGATGGTGTGTATTTAAACAGAGACAGACGCTGTAGTCTTAGGATCTTTCCCTCTCTGGAGTCAAACTCAAATAATGAG AAACATGAGTATGAGAGGAAGAAGCTTCTAGCAACTCAAG CCATGCAGAAAAAGCCAATAGTGACGGAGGTTCGGACCCCTACTGACACGTGGAGTGGTCTAGGTTTCTCCAAGTCGATGCCTGCTGAGGCTGTTAAGGAGTTACGCAATGTGAGCCGCCGCTGCTACAGATCCTACCTCAATAATCAACAG CCCTGGAATTCTCAAAGTAACaaggagagagtgtgtaatGGCAGCGATTCAGAGAACTGGCGAGAAAGACGAGGATCTGCCTCATCGTCACCTGTGTCTTCCTGCTCTTCATCCTcgtcctcctcatcctcctcctcatcatcatcattatcttcatcatcatccatAATGGTGTATAATTCTGGTTCAGGACGCACCAACACAGACAAAACAT CTGATGCATTCATTAATGGAAGCTACTTTGAAGCTGTATCCAGATCACTGATTTGTGGATCTCccagtcctcctcctcctcctgctcctcacCCTAAAGATGACCTCCTCGAGCTACTGATTCAGCTGGGTCTGGAGAAATATACCACTGTTTTCCGGGAACAAGag